A genomic region of Paramormyrops kingsleyae isolate MSU_618 chromosome 19, PKINGS_0.4, whole genome shotgun sequence contains the following coding sequences:
- the LOC111859946 gene encoding thioredoxin-related transmembrane protein 1-like, with product MALLPARVLEAALTRCRSAPHLLLFCIVFAVLLKSRPVLGKKSQPKEITDSNWEEILQGEWMIEFFAPWCPACKQLQPVWDEFAEWGDDLGINIAKVDITEQPGLSGRFAVTSLPTIYHCKDGEFRVYDGARTKDDFLGFIDEKKWQNIKPMSSWLGPSSFLMNGISAVFRLSVSIRQWHSYLTEQLGLPAWGSYVLFTLAVLFTGLALGLILVIITDFAFSSRRPDPPPGYYQRRRLLERAHLTKLEEDELEENEEEDETEEEEAGGKPELRDEDFQEESLRRRFQGPGREEEDT from the exons ATGGCGCTCCTGCCCGCCCGTGTGCTGGAGGCCGCCCTTACCCGGTGTCGATCGGCGCCGCACCTTCTGCTGTTTTGCATCGTTTTTGCCGTTTTGCTTAAGTCGCGTCCCGTGCTAGGCAAAAAGAGTCAGCCTAAAGAGATCACTGACAGTAACTGGGAGGAAATTCTGCAAGGAGAATGGATGATAGAATT CTTTGCTCCTTGGTGTCCAGCCTGCAAACAACTGCAGCCAGTCTGGGATGAGTTTGCAGAGTGGGGAGATGACCTGGGCATTAACATCGCCAAAGTGGACATCACTGAACAGCCCG GCCTGAGTGGGCGATTTGCTGTCACATCCCTTCCTACAATCTACCA CTGTAAGGACGGCGAGTTCCGGGTCTACGATGGAGCCAGGACCAAGGATGACTTCTTGGGCTTCATCGATGAGAAGAAGTGGCAGAACATCAAGCCCATGTCCTCCTGGCTGGGACCCTCCTCcttcct GATGAATGGCATTTCTGCAGTCTTCAGGCTCTCGGTGTCCATTCGG CAGTGGCACAGCTACCTGACGGAGCAGCTTGGCCTCCCCGCCTGGGGCTCCTACGTCCTCTTCACCTTGGCCGTGCTCTTCACTGGCCTGGCCCTCGGTCTG ATCCTGGTGATCATCACGGATTTTGCCTTCTCCTCCCGCCGCCCCGATCCTCCCCCTGGATACTACCAGC GGAGACGGCTCTTGGAACGGGCTCACTTGACAAAACTGGAGGAGGATGAACTGGAGGAGAATGAGGAAGAGGACGagactgaggaagaggaggctggCGGCAAGCCAGAACTCAGGGACGAGGACTTCCAGGAGGAATCTCTGCGGAGGAGGTTCCAGGGTCCTGGCAGGGAGGAGGAGGACACCTAG